Within the Flavobacterium sp. 9R genome, the region ACTAAACTCTATAGCCTACAAATGGTTCGACTGTTTTAATAATAAAGAATTAGAAAAACTACTTTCCCTCTATGATGATGAAGCCATCCATTTTAGTCCAAAACTCAAAGTACGTCAACCTGAAACCCATGGTCTAATCTCAGGAAAAGAAGCTTTAAGAACTTGGTGGCAGGACGCTTTTGAACGATTACCAAGTTTACAGTATAAAGTAACCTCGCTTACCGCTAATGGCGATCGAGTATTTATGGAATACATTCGCATAGTAACTGATGAAAGCGACTTATTAGTAGCTGAAGTGCTAGAAGTAAAAAATGAAAAAATTATTGCCTCGAGAGTGTATCATGGGTAAGATTTACAAAAAAAGTAGCATTAAAATTATCAACTATTTTACACACTGCCAATAAAAAAGGGATGTTGAACTACTCAACATCCCTTTAATGGTTACTATAATTAACTACAAATCAGAAACCTATATTGTCAAAAAAATAATTTCTTTTATTTTTTAAAAAATGAAAAACTGAATAAAGAAGATTCATTTTCATTTGCAACACTTGTTGCATAATCCACATTTGGCAAACCTAAAATTAGCTTCACTCCTCTTGGCAATAGTCTGCAAA harbors:
- a CDS encoding nuclear transport factor 2 family protein — encoded protein: MTPEKLNSIAYKWFDCFNNKELEKLLSLYDDEAIHFSPKLKVRQPETHGLISGKEALRTWWQDAFERLPSLQYKVTSLTANGDRVFMEYIRIVTDESDLLVAEVLEVKNEKIIASRVYHG